Part of the Pangasianodon hypophthalmus isolate fPanHyp1 chromosome 9, fPanHyp1.pri, whole genome shotgun sequence genome is shown below.
tgttttttttcccccacacacacttagGTTAAATCTCTGAACCTCTCAGTCTTTCAGAGCAATTAATCAAAAAGCTTCACATGAACGCATCAAAGCTTTCCTGTGTACTTACTGTTTTACTGAATGATCTGCTGATTATTTCCAGCTTGTCACACATTAGTTTTTCCAACGTTTATAACAAAAACAGACGTTATAAACGTTACACAAATGAGCCTGAATTCCTGAGATCCAAAGAACAAAGGAAATAAAGTACTCTAATGCTTCACTCCTCTACTGCTCTTCCTCCCTccacctcagtgtgtgtgtgtgtgtgtgtgtgtgtgttacctctgtGTTATGCAGCTCTAGAATGGTCTGATTGTAATGGGAATGGTTGTCCACTCTCTGGGTAACCACAGCTATGTGTCCATAAACTTCCTGTCCTCCTTCCTGCAGAGGCCAGTACTGTCCACACTTCTTCCTGCCGCCCTCGtctgtcctacacacacacacacacacacacacacacacacacagagccatgtTAGTTACCCAATTCACAGATCATTGAAACCACACATCCTACACAACCGCCTGGAAAGTTAAGCGCTGTCATTAGATCAAACATTTTTCTCtgaaataatacacaactgcGAGGCTCCGTCCCCTCAGAAGCCCTTCATGTTTTTGTCATCTGACTCATATCTCACCTTGTTGTCATGACGATGACTAGCACGTTTTGCTCCCACACCATCCTCCAGAAATCGTTATAGGTTTTCTCCAGCGGCCCTGTGCACaggcacaatttttttttaaagcccaaTTTTAAACTAATCGCACGACCAGAACGCCTCGCTAAAGCCGCAGACAAACTTCTAGCGTCACATACTGAACAGTTTTTCTGTTGTACCTTGAGTTCCGATGTATGCGTTCCTCTGTTTGTAGCCGTCCATGAAGCTGGCATTGATGTAGTCCAATCTCTGTAAAGAGAATATAGGATGAATCTCTCACTAAACCAAAGGCACGCTGgattgaaaaaaattcaaggtaAAAGCTTTCAGTTCTTTACAAACCTCATTCCTCCTGGCTTTCAAACGTACACGTGTTTGATCAAGACACGGGACATCACCGTAACGATTCTTCTCCTGGTTGTACGGAGCCCTGAGGATGTGCAAAGCACCCAGTGAGTCCCATTAAAAAGAGATACTTTCCTCCATAGAAAAATAAGGTACCATCAAATAAATGGAAGAAATCAGTGAGAGTGATAGAAGTAAATCTAAACTCAGGGCTCATCAGTGTGTAACTGAGATCATTTATAAGGGCAGATATAGGACTGCCAAAGACTACACATGCTaaacattttatacataattCCTATACTTTGCTAATAATTGGATTGATTCCTTTACTgaattatttagaaatatttacaattattccacgctttgtaaaataaaaatacaatgtgcCGTACTGGTTATAGACTAGCCGTATTGGTTAAACCCATATTCGTTAACCACGTGCTGTTGATCAGACTAGGCTTTGTTGAGCTGCTGTACTCACAGGGCACAGTGGAAGGTCCCGGACGGCGGCTCTTTACGGAGCTCTTCGTACTCGTGGTAAATTCCGCTTCGCTGCGCCCGAGCCACGTGAGCTGTGAACTCGGGGAGTCGCATAGCGTCCGGGCCTGGCGTGTGTACCGCTGAGGTCGCCAGCGGGACGCCCAGAAGTTCATCGACAGGATCCACGCGGCCGTTCTGCTCGGCCAGCAGACGCTGGTTCCAGCCATGGACGTCCAGAGGCAAGCAGCCACCCAGGTGCTCGGGCAGGCAGTTTCTGGGAAGGTGCTGAAGTAGATCGGTCATCTTCACCATCTGGACCTGCAGGTGGATAACAAACGAAATAAAAGAGCTGCTTGCACTTGTGTTTtcaagaaaatttaaaaagctgatcagtttttatttatttttttttttttttaaacttcactcATACAACAACCTGAGAAGGAAAAACTCTTACTTTCTATTGACTTttgccaaaaaacaaaaacaaaaaaaagcacacacaacAAAAATCAACATCTTTTCATTTAAGTCTATGCCAACTTTCGATCCCCATTGTTGATTTTACTTTAGCCTCTTCTGTCACCTGACAGTCgtaaaaacatttcactgcacgtcgtactgtgtatggctgtgtgtgtgaccaataaaagtTGAATTTGATcaataaaattattcaaatagATATGTGATGCTTATATTATATTCTTTCAGCACATATGGTAGTCATATGTGCCTATAGTAATCAGTTGTTTCTATAGTGGTCAAGTGTGTAGGGCGGTCACTGTCGATTATAATAATTTGACGATTATTTTGAAGATTAACTGagtaatcagatttttttctaattcacAAAAATAGACTTCAGTGATAATTTAATCTCGCCAAACTATATATAATTTCAAAGGTTCTTTCACTCAATATTTGACATTTGACCACTGTTTTACGATAGAAATGCTACAGTGATTATAATTCCTTGATTTGTGTGATGAGTAACCACAGAAACATGCAAACTCAAAGCAGGAGTTTTGACCTTATTATGAAACATGCGATGAACAGTAATGtgcacatttggaaaaatacTGACGTATTCAAGTTTACTTCACAGTAATTTGGTTAGAGATGATTATCATTTCTAACTAGTTTCTATTAAATTGTGCGCTCTGACGGGCGTTTAAGTGGGCTTTCAGAATGCGATGCGATGTATAATCATACACGTCATACATTTTGGGGCTTGTGCTTATAACGGGTGTGCAAGTTaagattatttaaatttatttactaTCTATCTAGTAGTGAATTTGCCGTGCTGTGTCTGGTGGTGGATCTGTGAAACCTGGATGTCTCCTTTTCAGGTGCTGCAGCAttgaagatgtgctgttatggtaTTTGAGTTCATTTTTGCAGTGACGGCAGACAACAGcattatttttcacatctaaTGTAAAGTGCTCCAACACTTCTGACATTCTTTGTCATTTGTCGTACGGACCCTCATCTGTGCACTGTCGTGTCTCCGCCATTTTACCAGATACTCGAAATAGTAAATTGTAagccaggatttttttttttttaatcgggTAGTCGAATTTAATCGAGTAATTGTGACAGCCCTACAAATGTGTCTATGGTAGTCATGTGTGCCTATAGTAATCAATTGTTTCTTTAGTGGTCACGTGTGTATATACTGTTCATATGTGTCTATAGTAGTCACGTGTGTCTATAGTGGTCACGTGTGGCTATAGTGGTCACGTGTGGCTATAGTGGTTATATGTGTCTATAGTGGTCACGTGTGGCTATAGTGGTCACGTGTGTCTATAGTAATCAATTGTTTCTTTAGTGGTCACGTGTGTCTATAGTGGTCACGTGTGGCTACAGTAATCAATTGTTACTTTAGTGGTCACGTGTGTCTATAGTAATGAATTGTTTCTTTAGTGGTCACGTGTGTCTATAGTGGTCATGTATGGCTATAGTGGTCACGTGTGTCTATAGTAATGAATTGTTTCTTTAGTGGTCACGTGTGTCTATAGTGGTCATGTATGGCTATAGTGGTCACGTGTGGCTACAGTAATCAATTGTTTCTTTAGTGGTCACGTGAGGCTATAGTGGTCACGTATGGCTGCAGTAATCAATTGTTTCTTTAGTGGTCACGTGAGGCTATAGTGGTCACGTATGGCTGCAGTAATCAATTGTTTCTTTAGTGGTCACGTGTGGCTATAGTGGTCACGTGTCTAATGGTCACGTGTGTCTAGTGGTCACATGTGTCTATAGTAATCAATTGTTTCTTTAGTGGTCACGTGTGTCTATAGTGGTCATGTGTGTCTATAGTAATCAATTGTTACTTTAGTGGTCACGTGTGTCTATAGTGGTCACGTGTGGCTACAGTAATCAGTTGTTTCTTTAGTGGTTACGTGTGTCTATAGTGGTCACGTGTGTCTATAGTGGTCACGTGTGTCTATAGTGGTCACGTGTGATGCAGTATTCCCAGGATCTGTAATATGAAGggattagggggaaaaaaacagtttaaatacaGCAGACTCAAATAACATCTTTACGTCTGTTAAGAAAACACTAGAGCTTATAGCTGAAATGTTAGCCGTATACCTTCTGCCTTTTTGCCGAGGGCGCAAATATGATATGCTTCATCACCAgagatattataatattatattatacatgaCGCTGCTTTTTAGCTTAGTTAACTGTTCCTTTTGGCAAGCATGAGACTTTAgtgctttctcttttctctggtGGAGTAGCTAATGAACTGATGATTTGTCCACTTCTGAGTACGCTGGATGTGTACGTACCCGTTCTCTGAGCTTCTCCTTGAGCAGCAGGCTCAGCAGGTTGTAGGGCACTCGGAACCAGACGGGAGCGCCGACGATGAACACCTTCTTCAGCCGAGCAGGAAACGCACCCTACACACCGAGACGGGCAGACAAGTTACAGCCTCAGACAACGCTAACTGTACGCCACATGTTTCATGGAGTGTAGATTTGAAACCCATAATATAATAACCTGGTAGTTcattaatattacataattCAATACCAAGTATTCAACTTAccatcacttttattttattaagtaaaTTGCATTAGGGTTTTCTCCTGAAATTACCATggagatgaacaaatgaatacGAATAAAGGGAGTGATAAGgcttttaatctttttctaaGTAAGCCTACACGCTGGAAGCATTTGCTGGAGCGTTTTATTGCCGTTTTCcttgcaaataaataataaatactaaatttTGTAGTCACCTACAAATCAGTCCTTCATGGCTGCTGTGTTTGTCTAAAAGTTTAGGAAAAATGGAAGTAACCTTGAGCAGGTTGAGGATCTTCTTACTGAGGTCCAGCTCGAAGTTGGTGTAGTTGGATCCGGCCATGTCGTAGATGAAGACGAGGCCGTTCCTCTGCGTCTCGAAACTGCAACAAGAGACTAAACACTTACGACTGGGAgctatgtgtgtgagtgtgtgagtgtgtgtgagtgtgtgtgtgctttaagcTGTAGCTGGCATTCATAAAGGTGAATATACTGAGCTGTTATTAGCGTATATTCCTAAATGTATAGTAAATGTCAATCCTACAATCTAAACGcagctctttttattttcttgtaaatGACGGctgtatatgaatataaaacGGTTCGCACTGACCTCTCGACCGCTCTGTCCAGCAGGTAGAACAGAGCCTGGAGCACCACGTGGTTGCCTGTTTTATTCGGGTGGTGCAGCTTAGCTGTGTACAGAGCAATGGAGGCACCTGAGGGGTCTCTTACTCCCTGAAGAGGTAGACATTACGAGTTTCAGCTCTGATAACACACATTCATCACGTTTACATGCAGCAGCAATGAAATATGCAAATCTCTCTCATGTGTGAGATTTCTGGGTTGGCTAATTGATATCCAGACGTCACATCCAGACCCTGATCCTGAACCAAAACATCATTCGGTTAACGATCCCCCTAGAAATCAGTATCTAATTTAAGCCTTGTTCCTgcaactgaataataaatgacatcATAGAAAATGACATCATATAACACAAGCGATGTGCTTGATATGTCCACAGGGAGGCAGAAGAGACGAAGACAATAAAAGATCCAGCAGAGACTTACCGTTAGTGGTTATGTACTCAAACGTAGTCCAAAATGAACACATTGTACTAATCCTGAAAATGATTCTACTACTGAATGCTGAACACATTCATGTCACAGCCTCTTTCAGCCAGCAGCTCCATCCATGTCTCAAACACAACATCTGCACTTTCATCTCTACAATATATAGATATTATAGACAGTCACTCTGAGCTCTTCCTTTCCACAATGACTGGAACATAAACCAACGCTATGCTGACACACAGACAAGAAAAATCACTTGGCTATGGATCTACTGTCATTTGTCCAAGTTTGGGAAACACTGACATAGACGAATAAAGTAAGAACTCAGACAGTGGGGATAAAGGGCTATAAATATTGCTGGCAGGATGTAGGACAGGAAGAAAGGAACAGAGCACTCTGATCGATCAATccaggagaaagacagagacagagcaagagagagagagagagaaagagagagagagagagagagagagagagagggagaaagacagagagagagttagagagagagttagagagagagtgagagagatagagagagagagagagagaaagagagagagagagatggagagaaagagagagagagggagggagagagagagcaagacagaaagagagagatagagagaaagacagagaaagacacagagagggggagagagagaaagacagagagagcgagagagaaagacagaacgacagagagagagaaagacagagaaagagggagagagagagagagagagagagagagaagatggggggagggagagcaagagagggagagagcaagacagagagagatagagagaagagagagatagaagagagagagagcacaagagagaaagaaagacagagagagagaaaaagagagagcgagagagagagagagaactgaatAAATGCTGCCATCGTAATGATAATTCTCCGTGTCTCAGCACTGCATAAATCAGAGACCGTCATAATCACCTCACACTCAGGCTCTGTTCAGATTTGGTATTAAGATGCATCTCGTGTGATCAGACCACTACAAGTGTGAACGTCTGATCATTTAGATCACTTGTTGAAAAAGAAGACCTTCTCATCACCAGTGTTGTCAGGTTCACGGTTTTCACACAGATGCTGTTGATGAACTTAATGGGTTAATTTTTAGAAATCTCCTCCCATATGCACACTTCCTGACCTCCTGTCTCAACACGAGCTCTGCGTGCTACTACAGGATGTCTGAGAAGTCAGGAACCGACGGGAATACGTCAAGCAAACGTGATCAAGCAAACATGTCGATCTGAATACGTTGAGCAACATCCGCAAAACCAAGAAACAGCGGCTGAGAAAATGCACACAGGATGAACGTGTAGagcacatatatataaatacaaagaaATACGAAATTAAGTATGTGTGGTTTAaatctcattggttcctgacttttcgaAAGCACCCTGTAGGATATTTGTGTCAAATTGGACTCTTCAAATCTTTAATATTActtcattaagaaaaaaaaacgtgtgatGTCACTAAGCATTACAATACATTTTGTCGTGATGTGAGGATTTATAATAGTGTGTAGAGCTCAGAGTGTGTAGAGTCAGACAGCACTGTTAAAGAAAACGTCCGATTGTTGGACAGAATTGTGATATTAACACAGTCAAGCGCACAAATGGTCAGAAAGCATGCAAACAAAACTCTCTTTTCATTATTgctgaaaacacagaaaacgTTTGTGACTATGAGCAAAGCTTTAAATCAACCAATCTGAGCGTTTGATGGTTTAATTAGAAAAAAGTCATCTGACAgccaaaaacattatatataatgtacatataaacgcttatatatacataaatacatataaacactTGGTATTGGCTAGTTTTGGGCTCGTCTGATTGCTTTTGGCAACCTTGTTACTGACAAAATGCAATCACAAGTGACCACAAGAGGCATTTAAGACCATGTGAAGAGCTTGTGATCGATGTTAATACCTAGCCTGAACAGGGCCTcactttcctcactgacacGCCCTAACAACAGTCAGTCAGTTCCAGTACTTCCTGTGAACATGCTGATCGACCTGACAAGCATCCTCATGACTCACCGGCAGCAGTGAAGTTTCCTACTTCAGCTCGACCTGTGCGCTACATCCTGCTGTCAGTGAGTAATTGTGTTTGTGGTTTGCCATTCAAACGATCCACTTAAGAGCTACAGGAATCGATTCAATATCAGTAAATGAAGGAGTTTCCCAACAGAACAGTCTCGATTACAAAGTCGCGCTGAATAACTGCTAGTTTTGTCATAAGATCCTAATCACGgtattactttattaaaaaaaaaaaataaaaaaaaacttcatagtTGATGTTCAAACGATCCTCTTAGACATGAAGATCTCTCCCATTGAAATCTTATCTCTCCTCTAATTGACAGGATGGCTCAGAGCGTAAATGAGTTGAGATATGACTTCCGCTACAGCGCAAGTCTGATTAAAAAGCCTTGCCTGGTTTCTGCTCTTACTGCAATGGTCAAGTGTTAGAGTCTATTCTTTAGTTTAGTTTGTTGAATACAATTCtgccatttttccccccattttaaaaatattgctgTTGAtggtacactgcaaaaaaaaaaaaaaaaaagttatatcttagcaagtaaaactATCTTGAATAGAGGAAAATTccactaatatttctctttattagaatatttttaaacaaatgtaagattattaagcctatttctagacgtTTCTTACTGCTTTAAAGCTTAAAATGCTCATCTTCTATTGGCTTTGcttatttcaagtgtttatttctagaaagaagtaaaactctgctaaaagaaaaacatctcacaAGATTTTACGAAATTAGTATGCCTAGATAAAAGCTTAATGGCctaatatttgttatataataatttcataatgagaaatattaggaAACTTCATTccaaatattttcacttgctaagatagaAGTTTTTGCCATGGACCATCACcaacagtatttatttaatggGGGAAAAACTGTATTTAACAAACTATCCAAAGAAAATCCACATTTGTATGTTATGATTGGTTGCTGTTTAGTCTAGtctttatatataaagatataatgCAAAGTTTTAAATCTTTCATAACAGAGAGAGATAACAGTTAATCAAGTCTACTCCTTCCTGTTACCAGAAAtaaccttaaaatatacttcaaacgtGAAGGAAGTTATTGAAGGAAAATCTATtttagacatttgaccttgcagTGACCATGACTCTGTTTGGATCAACTTCAGATTGtgatcagttcatctgctggttacgaTAACacttccatataaatcctacaaacatccaagcactcgttcttgagatatcgtgTTAATGAGAATCTCGGATGGACTGATAAAGGGGCAACCCTGAACACATAACACCTACACCCCTCATCAGCGGAGGCATAAAAACCTACTGAGTCATTTGAAAATACTTCCATAACAAGTTAACAAGGGCTTCAGAGGACAACTTTAGTACAAAATCCCCCAGATCTTAACATTACCATAATACACAATAATGTAGCATTggataatatataataataccgGTTCTGAACATTTTCATGCAGGCTTAACCCTAGAAACACAAGTTTTATCTGTGAACGCAGGATGATTTATATTCTCTCTCATAGCGACCCATGACTTGGAGAGTTATAAGGATATTTTGCTAGCttggtgggggaaaaaaaaaaaaaaaaatcacaaaactgtGAATTCACAGTAAAACAAAGTAAATGCTTGCAGGGTGTGTAAGGGCAGATACCGCACATGTTCACTGAAACAAAACTCACCAAGATAGTGAACTTGCCGCTCAGGAGCTCAGAGCGCAGCGGCTCTTCCTGGGGCTGTAGCTTGACAATGCCCTCCCTCAGACGTGTCTCCTGCCACAAGAAAGAGGATTACAGCGACATTAGCATCCACATTTGCCTTTTTTGGGCTTTTTACTGAACTAGACTCACACATTCAGACAGGCTACTATCATGTAATC
Proteins encoded:
- the ptpn9a gene encoding tyrosine-protein phosphatase non-receptor type 9 — protein: MAATLSAEEEQATKQFLEEINKWTSQHGVSPLTWDVAVKFLMARKFDVLRAIELFHSYRETRLREGIVKLQPQEEPLRSELLSGKFTILGVRDPSGASIALYTAKLHHPNKTGNHVVLQALFYLLDRAVESFETQRNGLVFIYDMAGSNYTNFELDLSKKILNLLKGAFPARLKKVFIVGAPVWFRVPYNLLSLLLKEKLRERVQMVKMTDLLQHLPRNCLPEHLGGCLPLDVHGWNQRLLAEQNGRVDPVDELLGVPLATSAVHTPGPDAMRLPEFTAHVARAQRSGIYHEYEELRKEPPSGTFHCALAPYNQEKNRYGDVPCLDQTRVRLKARRNERLDYINASFMDGYKQRNAYIGTQGPLEKTYNDFWRMVWEQNVLVIVMTTRTDEGGRKKCGQYWPLQEGGQEVYGHIAVVTQRVDNHSHYNQTILELHNTETCEQRQVSHFQFLSWPDYGVPSSALSLLDFLSTVKRQQKRAVKALGSQWRGHHLGPPMVVHCSAGIGRTGTFCALDICLSQLQDVGTLNVYQTVRRMRTQRAFSIQTPEQYYFCHTAILEHAQRNGQATSNQ